In one Brassica oleracea var. oleracea cultivar TO1000 chromosome C9, BOL, whole genome shotgun sequence genomic region, the following are encoded:
- the LOC106314797 gene encoding uncharacterized protein LOC106314797: MPFGMGPKLDELKAALVFCPLWSFEKRKWLGLLLLQAMGVYYLHHNSRIPFQSAIRVFDDEAMRSYPWGRTAYEVLIDSIKTLATDGGSYTITGMKDALLIWAYDSVTCFGESFGRVINNEDVPLLRWGGKRTRASFDKLLSVEIEKHGEGNAKGKGDENKRMKGGVSSEAEPPTKKQKKVKTQNEFEADAAGKGSSEKEGSKELDLENKATLTTIVSTLDIISRKFDQVDSRLEACELDRNRPLMDQKTINDRVNALLEERLKDLGIGKIPENHDNPSPLLSDNSLSMASPVVRTHQKSVNSPALVAATPGKEFGPKKNLAKELEKESEVKRTLDEEFGSVDKATDMRSLDFVVVSPAKATKDDKAAKDPAYGRGCRRKRIVKGEEANEKKKAV; encoded by the exons ATGCCGTTTGGGATGGGACCAAAGTTAGATGAACTGAAGGCAGCATTAGTGTTCTGTCCTCTTTGGAGTTTTGAAAAGCGCAAGTGGTTGGGGCTGCTACTTCTTCAAGCCATGGGAGTTTATTATTTGCATCACAATTCAAGGATACCCTTTCAAAGTGCAATAAGGGTATTCGACGATGAAGCCATGAGGTCGTATCCATGGGGTCGGACTGCATACGAAGTTCTAATTGACTCTATTAAAACGTTGGCTACAGATGGAGGTTCATACACAATAACCGGCATGAAGGACGCGTTATTGATTTGGGCTTATGATTCCGTCACATGCTTCGGTGAGAGTTTTGGGAGAGTGATCAATAACGAAGACGTTCCGCTTTTGCGATGGGGTGGAAAGCGTACACGTGCAAGCTTTGATAAATTGTTGTCTGTCGAAATCGAAAAGCATGGCGAG GGGAATGCAAAGGGGAAGGGGGATGAGAATAAGAGAATGAAGGGTGGAGTTTCGTCAGAAGCTGAGCCACCCACTAAAAAGCAGAAAAAAGTTAAGACACAGAATGAGTTTGAAGCTGATGCAGCGGGAAAGGGTTCTAGCGAGAAGGAAGGTAGCAAAGAGTTGGACTTGGAGAACAAAGCGACTCTAACGACCATTGTGAGTACTCTGGATATTATTTCCAGAAAATTTGATCAGGTTGATTCACGGTTGGAAGCTTGCGAGTTAGACCGGAACAGACCATTGATGGACCAAAAGACCATTAATGACAGGGTGAATGCTTTACTGGAGGAGCGTCTGAAAGATCTGGGGATTGGGAAAATTCCCGAAAACCATGATAACCCCTCTCCACTATTATCAGATAACTCTTTATCGATGGCATCACCGGTGGTTCGAACGCATCAGAAGTCTGTCAATAGTCCAGCGTTAGTAGCTGCGACTCCTGGTAAGGAGTTTGGACCGAAAAAGAATTTGGCCAAAGAGCTTGAAAAGGAATCAGAGGTGAAAAGGACTTTGGATGAGGAGTTTGGTAGTGTCGATAAAGCTACTGATATGCGGTCTCTTGATTTCGTAGTAGTTTCTCCTGCAAAGGCTACTAAGGATGATAAGGCTGCTAAGGATCCAGCCTATGGACGCGGCTGCAGGCGCAAGCGTATTGTTAAGGGTGAGGAAGCCAATGAGAAGAAAAAAGCAGTGTAG
- the LOC106316874 gene encoding squamosa promoter-binding-like protein 13A, with protein MDWNFKLSSGYFSEFDQESVPDIAPIDGSISFGGSSSPRLQPEGDFSFDLKLGRNIGNSSSSAYGNTEQVPSLCKWKESKMAKPRSSGSSKRKRGNAIGNSQIPICLVDGCDSDFSNCREYHKRHKVCEVHSKTPVVTINGHKQRFCQQCSRFHALEEFDEGKRSCRKRLDGHNRRRRKPQPDHISRPANFFAGFQGSKMLEFSSSSYVFPTTSVASPSWGNGLVSVAMANGSSNGQNQGVSGSSPAKTGIMFPISSSSSSRRKLLPSLQEQESSRTAPLCERMTSCIHDSDCALSLLSSSSSSVPHLLQPPLSLYQEAAETGFYGLGLFENATAVSDGSVISSIEAVALPQTFPFHWE; from the exons ATGGATTGGAACTTCAAACTCAGCTCCGGTTATTTCTCCGAATTCGACCAAGAATCTGTACCGGATATAGCTCCAATCGATGGCTCAATCTCGTTTGGTGGGTCATCATCACCAAGATTGCAGCCAGAAGGAGATTTCTCATTCGATCTGAAACTTGGAAGAAACATTGGAAACTCCTCCTCCTCTGCTTATGGTAATACAGAGCAAGTGCCAAGTCTTTGTAAGTGGAAAGAGAGTAAAATGGCAAAACCAAGAAGCTCTGGTTCGTCAAAGAGGAAAAGAGGGAATGCTATTGGGAACAGCCAGATCCCGATTTGTCTTGTTGATGGATGCGATTCTGATTTTAGTAACTGTAGAGAGTACCATAAGAGACATAAGGTCTGTGAGGTTCACTCAAAAACTCCTGTGGTTACAATCAACGGCCATAAACAGAGGTTTTGCCAACAATGCAGCAG GTTTCATGCTTTGGAAGAGTTTGATGAAGGCAAGAGAAGTTGTAGGAAACGTCTTGATGGACACAATCGAAGAAGACGGAAGCCTCAGCCCGACCATATCTCTCGTCCTGCAAACTTCTTTGCCGGTTTCCAAG GTAGCAAAATGTTGGAATTTTCCAGCTCTTCGTATGTGTTTCCAACTACATCTGTTGCGAGCCCGAGCTGGGGAAATGGTCTTGTGAGCGTAGCTATGGCCAACGGTTCGAGTAACGGGCAGAACCAGGGAGTTTCTGGTTCCTCTCCTGCAAAGACAGGCATAATGTTCCCAATATCTTCTTCTTCAAGCAGCAGAAGGAAACTATTACCCTCCTTGCAAGAACAAGAGAGCTCAAGAACAGCACCGTTGTGTGAGAGAATGACGAGTTGCATCCATGACTCTGATTGTGCTCTCTCTCTTCTGTCATCCTCTTCCTCTTCGGTCCCTCATTTGCTTCAGCCGCCACTTTCTTTGTACCAGGAAGCAGCAGAGACGGGTTTTTATGGGTTGGGATTGTTTGAGAATGCGACTGCAGTCTCGGATGGATCGGTTATATCCAGTATTGAGGCTGTGGCTCTTCCACAAACGTTCCCATTTCACTGGGAGTAG